Genomic window (Manduca sexta isolate Smith_Timp_Sample1 chromosome 26, JHU_Msex_v1.0, whole genome shotgun sequence):
TTTGTCGTTTAACTTTATTATGAGTAATATTTGATCAAAGCGTCTTCGCGTCGGGGGACCACCTCAAGACTGGGGTAATGATATAACTGTTATAGCGGTCCCCCGACGTAATGACGTTGGctcaaaatattactaggtatTTTACACGTACCTACACAGATATATCACCGAAAGGGCAGGCAGAATTGCAACTGGTGCACCTGTTTACCCTCATGTATGTACCTATGCTGTCCGATGAAGTGACAGGAGACGAATCTATCGTTAAaacgggcacaaattcaagtctccgggctgatactgataaGAGAAACCCATTATCAGGttgtccgacccggggatcgaacccgagacctcagcactgcagtcgtaacgTGATACAAtaacgccaccgaagcagtatATAGAtcgtaattttctttatttggaatataaatattgtatgcagcttgtgtggactgttctgcccatttcttCTGCTTACTAATTGCTAGGGgtattatattgtagtttatgCCTTAAACTGGTGTTGAAAAGAGCATGACCAAagtttcttgtccgttcttctcCGGTGAGAACTCATAgtagatttaatattaatggaattttacaggttcaaataaattattttatttgattttatttcaataaactccTTTTGAAATCGGTTGAAGCGGATGGTGCTGCGGTTTATTCTACTAGAGCGGCTATACATAGCGAGAAGCCAGTGACAAGGTGATCAGTTGACTTAGTAACATACCTGGCCATCCATGATCACGTGACTCATCTCCtcgcatataaaataatacccgAAAACAGTAATGCAAGAATAAAAATTTGTGAATTTTCCTAGCGCGGCGCTGTTCGAACTCATCTTCACTAATTTAAATAGTACATCAAAAACGaatgtaaattaaatgaatgaagttcttctcaaataataaaatccgCACAATAGAACAATGCatcataattttcataatcttttttctagatataagtaattatttttgaagtaataatttttaaatgatataaatatttaataaagataattgtaACTGATTTTTCAGATCCTAGTATGTCCCGCTGTGgtgaaatccgaaaaaaaattacgacaaTTGCTTCTGCAAATAATCTGCATTAATTTACTGGCATTATGTAACCTCGTAAGTtggttaaaaagaaattataatcttACATTATCAGTTTTCAGTACGGCCATTTTCGAGCGTGAATATAAAGGTTTGTTATTGAATAAATCAcatattttaatggattttaaagGAACAAAGCAGTAAAACAAGCTACgagtattttaatttctttactcaGAAAATAAGGCAAAAGTTATCATTCGCTGCTCGTTATTAAACTGAATTTAAGATACGTATAGATATCTAGAGAATTGAGTGGCTAAAACACATTCTTGGATCCCCGAATTTAATcacgttaatttaaataaaaaaacgtagaTTGTTACTTGTCACATTCACAATTGCCCACAATCTTGCCACTGCATCCAAACTGACTGAACGCTGGGGGATATCGACACTGGCAATTCGTCGATTCCGTCTTTGTACATTTTTTAGAAGTACACATCGAACATGGTATCCCAATACtttccttaattttattatctggCAGGCTAGAACGTTTTTCTTGCAATATGCTAGGCTTAGGCGTTGGTATCATCTGATCactaatcgttttttttatagcagggcaatgtgtttttttaattccagAAGATATTGtgctaaatttattttcaagagCCTGTTTAGAGTTATTACCTTTTCGTTCACTCAGTGAATTATAGGATTGTTTGTATGAATCACCTGGAAGACGGATTTTTGATTCTGAAGTACAGGCCTGGGATGAGTAAGCTCTACGGATACTTGCATCTTTTCTCGTATCCAATTGAGATTCTGTTTTGTCTGCATTATCAGAATTTTCATTTAGGGGTTCTGGATCGTAAATCTTTAATGTCGGTAAACTTGGACCTACCAATAATGAAATACGAGGTGAAGTAGCAGCGTCCTTGTATTGAATCAACTTCGGGTCACTCTTTGTGGTATCCGCAAGTGGATTTATATGCGATTTTTCTCCGTTTTCAAGATCATTTTCTTGTTGACACGGCTTACACACgttgccttttttatttaatgtatcaaATAGATAATGTGGTGGTAGAGTCTCGACACATATTAGTTCAGAATCTTTACAAGTTTCAGACGTACAGAAATCTTCGTAAGATGTTCCTTGTGACCTCATAGAAGAGGGAGTGGGAGGGCAACATAATGTCGACACGGAGGGAACACTAACCTGAATGGCGACAGAATGCCGTAAGTTTTGGTTGTGGCAGCACGATGCGTGTGATGTGCAACGTGAGTGGCATTGCTGGTGACGACACGGCATGaagctgtaaatatttttatattaagtggGCAGCACAGAGTTAATGTTATTGTCCATTGGAAGAAtatctttcatttttattttgttttgcaaataaatatcatattatatttgtgagGTACTTTACAGACAATATTTGTATTACTTGGCTAACATTGTCATTTGTGACAATCATTTgacgtaagtattttatttctaaaattggaTTTCATTTTCAAGTGCATTATATTTCATAGGAAACTCCGACCAGGCCACCAACCACCAACACTTGTCCAATTATTATTCCTTCCATAGAAGGCCCGCAGTTATAGGGGTTAATGATTTTGCAGTTTCGACCATTGATTTAAATCGTTAGATGTTCCCACCTATACTTCAGCCGCACGGAATTGTGTCATCGTTAGGAAGAGTGAGCTCACTCTTCACGTCGTAGTCGGTTGTAGTAAGCAGTGAACGGTGCACGTTGATtacgtttttttgttttttttgctaGTAAGTCtctaaatctataaaatatgtcttctttatcaaaaataactacaaactaagtaaaagaaaaaaatacaaagaggcaaaaattcaataaatttgttttattcgatggtgtcattttaatttttataactgatGTTTTCATTTTTCATAGTCAAAATATCTTCATTCAAACAGACCTTACCTTCCTAAATTTGTGTATAGatattgtagtaatattttactaatatttttttgtgaaattgattatatttttctaatagaCACACAGATAAAAAGAGTGGACAGTTTCAAGGAGCACAGGGCATATCAAATGATTTAAATCTATAGTTTCGACCATATAAATATTGTGCATGTTCATTGTCGGTAGTGATCACTTATAATTCCAAGATAGATCTATGCCACTTGTTTACCAGTCagcagaaaataataaaatctactcGAACAAGATTTGAAAActgttaagtaaaatataaagccgGGATGTGCGTCGGTAGTGGTCGATGCACCCCTAGGGTCATCGGACTACTGCCTGGTACGAACGTCTGTCCCTGTGGACTATCCTGGCCACCAACAAATGACTGGATTTCTCAGGGTTGGCGGTATGGGTCAGCAGATTGGGATGGACGATAACGTTAGACCACACACATCTTTAGCCACTTAGCAACAATTAAGAAAGTTTGCTGTTAAATGTATCCACCATATTGCCCTGACCTTGCACCTTCACATCTCCACCAGTTTCGGTCTCTTTAGAATTCTTTAGGCAGCCTCAGATCAAGAGTCATCAAGAGAGGACTGCCAAAGTACTTGTCGCATTTTTTTAATCCGAATCCCAAAGCTTTTACTGCAACGGGATCATGTCACTTACTAAAAGATAGCAGAAAGTCATCAAACGAAATGGCacatatataagtacatatactTAGATGTAAATGAACTTTGAAAACGAAGTCTtgagttttcatataaaatgagaGGAAACTTTTCCCAGtctaatatataagtacatgtGTATAAGTATAAACTTCATATTTCAGTTGGTACTTAATTGAAATTGCCAGTTTAGTACAATACACGAATAAACattatacgaaaacaatgttcattttaaattagtcAAACACTCCAAAATATACAGagttcatatattttaatattttttggggTTTGAAGTAGTTTTGTCGGTTCATTTTCCATGGCTACCTTCATTATTAAAAGTTTGGCTTAAAGAAAAGATGGCAACACTAAACTAGAGATTACATAATTTCCGTCATGCGCTGTCAGTGTGCTCACTATTTCCTTTAACACTGTGCGTCAGGCGCGGTGCGGTGTGTTCACGTTGTGTAGTAGTTTCTATCGGATTTAAAACATGTAAGTACAAATTTTATCTAGATTTAGAAAGACTAAAGCAATTATTAAATAcgtaatatgttaaatttattatagaattcAATTCAATATTGCAAATTTACATCATTCTTGGAAAAAATCCTTACGTAACGattaatgaaattatgtttGCACGTGACCTTGCTCtatatgtaggtattttaaaatataacaatttacttgttatagataaatttaatttccatttaATACATGAACTATCTGATAATTAATACTGAATCGAGCTGGTTTCATCTGACGTGTGCCTGCTAAAGTATTGATTCAGTGACGCCCGTCTGCATTATAAAAACTGACAAATTATTACGAATGAATGCTTGCAACAATTGACATAATGTATAATCCTCTTGAAAGATTAACCTCTAAAGGAAATGTTTTAGTGAAAACAATTGTGaactttagtttttatattataacgtaAATTTTGAAGTTACCTAACCTCTACCATTTGACAGACGCTGGCATTGATTTTCAGTATTTTCGAAGAAAGGTCATCGAGTTGCAGtacattaacaataattatatcataCAAGATCCTCCTATACTAATCTCTACAGAAGTTTACACTAGTCGTTAAGCAAAAATGACTGATAATGAACGTACAAGTTTTTTGGaatcaaagaatattttttcgttAAAATTAACACACGATAAATCAGATTACAAAAATCTATTGAAAATAAGGAACCATAAATAATTCTTAAAGACGAGTTGGATATTACAAGGCTTTCTTGCCTGTgatgtaaaaaaatagatataattcTGATCCTTCATTTTCGCATTACATTTAATGGACTTATCAGTGATATTTGGTTgctgaaaaaattaaacatacattgactaattaattataccttATACAAACAAGCAGTGTCAGTTCTCtctttattctaataataatattaatataagtcCTGAACCAGGATTTAATGGATACAACTTTAAAGACTAGCAACTctggagatttttttataaaacatttattttagtagaaTTATAGTGAATTTGTGGTGCTGGTCAAATATACCAAAActtattatggaatatttttaagcaTGTAACACCTATGAGCTATTGATATATGTGCACATCTGtggaaaaaaaatgattaatgataTCAACAATGGCAAGGCTAATTAACTTGAGACATTTTGTGGTGATATTAAGTCATAATACATAGGTATTTGAactagtataaaaaaagaaaactattcaaagtacctatatttttttaaaagtggttcttaaattaatttgccATATTTTTTGATGAAtacaatgtatattaaatattttttaatgtctaatttatatgtttattattgtattatcctgaattatacactattttaacaaataatgtaagagtatttttaatgatattattaaaggtTCATTAAAAATGGACAAGTGCACTGCTTTAACTATTTTTGTTGTGAATGATAGTGCGGAAGTTAGATTTTCTTCAAGTTTCGTCCACTCTGTCGCCCCACATTTCCAGTGTTTGAGTGTCTATTGTGTGAGACCAAAAGAAAGATCTTGGTTAACTTTATTTGTgcataactttattaaaaatatgccgCATACACAAGTCGAACACTAGTAACTGTCATCTTATGTTTCAGAAGATATATAAAGTTCTGgagattttaacttttaatttgcaattgtcttaaatttttaccaaaaaCCATAGTTTCTTGTCAGTATGTATTGAGTATAAATTTTTTACGATTTTTGTAATTACTAATGCTTAGCTATTAAATATAGtctatttcttaaataaaagaaatataaaaatttatcaaAGAGGTAATTAAATGATTACACAAAGCACAGTACTACAGTGAAGTAATCATTTTAATCTAAGATAACACATGTAGGAGTAATACATAAAGAATAGTGCATATGTGTGCTCCGTGACACCATATCATAACGTTGTGGATGTTTgattcctgtttttttttttaaatttaattaaacaggtatgcttattatatcaaatatatttaatttttcacttCACTAtgtaagatattatttaatagattttgcagtgtttattcaaattttccaaaattatttaataatatttgcctAGTGAAGATGGAGAGCTTTGTAACATTTTTGGATTGTTTCCATATTAAGGTTCATTTGGTAAAGTTATAgttcaaaatcaattttaatgtaagATTTTGACTGTTAAGACATATTTACACCATCAATATCTCAATCAAGAGAGTATTACTCCCCCAGAAATTGTTGAGTAAGAGCTTGCAGTTAGTTTTTGTGTAATGGATGATATTGGAGGTCCAAACAGCTAATTCCCTGCATTTTGTTTGTAGTCGGCATTCCAACCATGATTCCTCTGGTTTAGAGAGTGTTTGTGAGCAGTGTAGATTACCTAATTTTGCACTTACTAGTGCTCGGTCTATGCTACAACAAATTTCTAAATTGTTTGCTatactgtaacataaaataagttttagtgACAATATCTATCtaagtaatttatatctatgaatgttcttatcatttttattctataaact
Coding sequences:
- the LOC115454778 gene encoding uncharacterized protein LOC115454778 isoform X2, which produces MPCRHQQCHSRCTSHASCCHNQNLRHSVAIQVSVPSVSTLCCPPTPSSMRSQGTSYEDFCTSETCKDSELICVETLPPHYLFDTLNKKGNVCKPCQQENDLENGEKSHINPLADTTKSDPKLIQYKDAATSPRISLLVGPSLPTLKIYDPEPLNENSDNADKTESQLDTRKDASIRRAYSSQACTSESKIRLPGDSYKQSYNSLSERKGNNSKQALENKFSTISSGIKKTHCPAIKKTISDQMIPTPKPSILQEKRSSLPDNKIKESIGIPCSMCTSKKCTKTESTNCQCRYPPAFSQFGCSGKIVGNCECDK
- the LOC115454778 gene encoding uncharacterized protein LOC115454778 isoform X1 yields the protein MTMLANFMPCRHQQCHSRCTSHASCCHNQNLRHSVAIQVSVPSVSTLCCPPTPSSMRSQGTSYEDFCTSETCKDSELICVETLPPHYLFDTLNKKGNVCKPCQQENDLENGEKSHINPLADTTKSDPKLIQYKDAATSPRISLLVGPSLPTLKIYDPEPLNENSDNADKTESQLDTRKDASIRRAYSSQACTSESKIRLPGDSYKQSYNSLSERKGNNSKQALENKFSTISSGIKKTHCPAIKKTISDQMIPTPKPSILQEKRSSLPDNKIKESIGIPCSMCTSKKCTKTESTNCQCRYPPAFSQFGCSGKIVGNCECDK